From a region of the Toxotes jaculatrix isolate fToxJac2 chromosome 7, fToxJac2.pri, whole genome shotgun sequence genome:
- the LOC121184261 gene encoding serine/threonine-protein phosphatase 6 catalytic subunit → MAPLDLDKYAEIAKQCKYLPENDLKRLCDYVCDLLLEESNVQPVSTPVTVCGDIHGQFYDLCELFRTGGQVPDTNYIFMGDFVDRGYYSLETFTYLLVLKAKWPDRITLLRGNHESRQITQVYGFYDECQTKYGNANAWRYCTKVFDMLTVAALMDEQILCVHGGLSPDIKTLDQIRTIERNQEIPHKGAFCDLVWSDPEDVDTWAISPRGAGWLFGAKVTNEFVHINNLKLICRAHQLVHEGYKFMFDEKLVTVWSAPNYCYRCGNIASIMVFKDANTREPKLFRAVPDSERVIPPRTTTPYFL, encoded by the exons GTGACTACGTGTGTGACCTCCTGCTGGAGGAGTCCAACGTTCAGCCTGTCTCTACTCCTGTAACAGTATGTGGGGACATACATggacag TTTTATGATCTCTGTGAACTCTTCCGAACCGGTGGCCAGGTTCCAGACACAAATTACATATTTATG GGTGACTTTGTTGACCGGGGTTACTACAGTCTGGAGACTTTCACCTACCTGCTGGTGCTGAAAGCCAAATGGCCCGACCGCATCACGCTTCTACGTGGAAACCACGAGAGCAGACAGATCACCCAAGTTTATGGCTTTTATG ATGAATGCCAGACCAAATATGGGAATGCTAATGCTTGGCGTTACTGCACCAAAGTGTTTGATATGTTAACAGTTGCAGCG ctgaTGGACGAGCAGATCCTGTGTGTCCATGGAGGCCTCTCCCCAGACATTAAAACCTTGGATCAAATTCGAACCATTGAGAGGAACCAGGAGATCCCCCACAAAGGAGCATTTTGTGATCTGGTGTGGTCAGACCCTGAAGACGTGGACACCTGGGCCATCAGTCCCAGAGGAGCTGGCTGGCTCTTTGGTGCAAAGGTCACAAATGAG tttgttcacatcaacaacctgaagctGATCTGCCGAGCACATCAACTTGTCCATGAAGGCTACAAGTTCATGTTTGACGAGAAGCTGGTCACAGTGTGGTCAGCTCCTAACTACTGCTATCGCTGCGGCAACATCGCCTCCATTATGGTCTTCAAAGATGCGAACACAAGAGAGCCAAAGCTCTTCAGAGCTGTGCCTGACTCTGAGAGAGTCATTCCACCCCGAACAACAACACCTTATTTCCTGTAA